GCGGAGGCCAGCCGCCGGGCACAGACGGCGGCCACGTCGAAGCCGAGCTGCACCAGGGCCGGGAGCAGAACCGAGGTCGCATGCCGGCCGCAGCCGACGACGCCGACGCGCATCACGGCGACCGCAGAAGCCGGTGCAGGAACTCCCGGCCGCGGCCGCTCTCGGCAGCGACCTGCTCGGGGGTGAGCCGGCCGTCGAACTCCAGTTCGAGGCAGACCGGCCGGGGGTTCGCGGCGAGGAAGCGGGCCAGCGCCGGCCAGTCGTACTCACCGTCGCCCGGCGTGTGGTGGACGTCGCCGTCCCGGTGGTCGCGGGCCTGGACCCGGGTGATCCGGTCCCCGATCAGCCGCAGCCCCTCCGCCGCCGGCGTCCCGCCGCAGGTGGCGTGGCTGGTGTCGTAGGTGACGCCGAGGGCGTCCTCGTCCGCGATCTCCAGCAGCCGGAGCGCTTCCGGGACGGTCTGCGCGTTCATCCCCCTATGCGGCGCCTCGACGCTGACGGTGACGCCGTGCCGGTCGCGGCCCCGGCGGAACGCCTC
Above is a window of Micromonospora rifamycinica DNA encoding:
- a CDS encoding sugar phosphate isomerase/epimerase family protein, translated to MQVSCSTIGFGVLPIGDALDRIAAIGFTEVEIGVLGDFCPHLDPLAPIAETVAGSAALFDRCGLRPVALNSAPRIYCDDPADPDQLLRVADRLLELAAGLRCELILDVGEREDTDAGLRRAAAVAGEAFRRGRDRHGVTVSVEAPHRGMNAQTVPEALRLLEIADEDALGVTYDTSHATCGGTPAAEGLRLIGDRITRVQARDHRDGDVHHTPGDGEYDWPALARFLAANPRPVCLELEFDGRLTPEQVAAESGRGREFLHRLLRSP